The genomic region CGGCACGATCTCGACGACGGTCAACCGCGCCGGGGGGATGCCCGCCTCGAGCAGGGCGCTCGTGATCGCGCCTGTTCCGGCACCGAGCTCGACGACCGGCCCGCCGGCGGCGATCCGCCGTGCCGCCGCCGCGACGAGACGCCCGAGCGCCGGAGAGGAGGGAACGATCGAGCCCATGGCGAGCGGGTCGGCGGCCCAGCGGCGAAGGAACAGGAGCGTGCGGGAAAGCGGGGAGGAGGAGGGCGAGCTGGAGGTGTGCGCGTCGGCGTGCAGCATGGAGGTGACCAGTCCGGGGTCGAAGGGGAAGAAGGGGTAGGCTCTCCCTCGAAGCCTGGAAACGATGACGCGTCCATCTCGGTTCGATGACGGTTTCGGGTCCTGGTTGCCGATGGCGCGGGTTTTCGGGTGCGGCATGGGCACGATCCGTTATTCTTCTGCTCGGATCATCCCCTCATGAGTGCCCGAATCCTGGTCGTCGACGACGTGGCGGCGAACCTCCTTCTCCTGGAGGCCAAGCTCACCGCCGAATACTACGAGGTGCTGGCTGTGCAGGACGGCCAGCGCGCGCTCGAGGCTGCCCGCGCGTGGGGCCCCGATGTGATCCTCCTCGACGTCATGATGCCCGGGATCGACGGCTACGAGGTGTGCCGGCGCCTGAAGGCGGAACGCGAGACCGAGCACATTCCGGTGGTGATGGTCACGGCGCTTTCGGAGATCGCCGAGCGCGTTCGCGGCCTCGAGGCGGGGGCGGACGACTTCCTGACCAAGCCGGTCGATGACGAGACGCTGATCGCGCGCGTCCGTTCGCTCGTGCGGCTCAAGCGCTTGCTCGACGAGTGGCGGCTGCGGGCGGAGACGACGCACCAGCTCGGTGTCGGCTCGGGCGCGCTGCCACCCTCCGTGCGCGGGGCGCGCGGCCTCGTGATCGCCGATGACGACGACCTCGTGGCCCGGATCGCCGAGGCTCTCGCGGCAGAGGGGATCGAGACGTCGGCGGCACGGGAGGTCTCCGGCGGCTGGGATTGGCTGGTCCGCAGCCCTGCCGATCTCGTGATCGTGAGCCTACTCGGCGGCGGCGATGACCCGCTTCGCTTCGCCTCGCGGCTCCGCGCCGACACCGCGACGCGCGAGGTGCCGCTTCTCCTCGTCGCTGAGGAGCAGCATCGAACCCTTCTTCACCGGGCCTTCGAGCTCGGCGCGAACGACTACATCCTCGCCCCGATCGACCCGAACGAGCTCCGCGTGCGCGCGCGCAACCAGATACGCCGCAAGCTCTACCAGGACAGGCTGCGCGCCGACCTTGCCTACTCGATCTCGCTCGCCCTGACCGATCCGCTGACCGGCCTGCACAACCAGCGTTATCTGCGCGGCCACCTCCGCTCGCTGGTCGCCTCCGTGCGCTCGGCGGGCGGCGCGGTCTCGGTACTGATGATCGACCTCGACCACTTCAAGCGGATCAACGACCAGTTCGGGCATCCGGCGGGCGACGCCGCGCTCAGGCTCGTCGCCGGGTGCATCCGCAGCAATGTGCGGCTGTTCGACACGGTCGCGCGCTACGGCGGCGAGGAGTTCGTCGTGATCATGCCGGGCGCGAGCCAGGCGGACGCGTTGGTGGCGGCCGAGCGGCTGCGTCGGGCCATCGCCTCGGTGTCCTTCCGCCCAGGAGCAGACCAGGCGCTCCTGCCGCTCACCGCCTCGATCGGGGTGGCG from Elioraea tepida harbors:
- a CDS encoding PleD family two-component system response regulator, with the translated sequence MSARILVVDDVAANLLLLEAKLTAEYYEVLAVQDGQRALEAARAWGPDVILLDVMMPGIDGYEVCRRLKAERETEHIPVVMVTALSEIAERVRGLEAGADDFLTKPVDDETLIARVRSLVRLKRLLDEWRLRAETTHQLGVGSGALPPSVRGARGLVIADDDDLVARIAEALAAEGIETSAAREVSGGWDWLVRSPADLVIVSLLGGGDDPLRFASRLRADTATREVPLLLVAEEQHRTLLHRAFELGANDYILAPIDPNELRVRARNQIRRKLYQDRLRADLAYSISLALTDPLTGLHNQRYLRGHLRSLVASVRSAGGAVSVLMIDLDHFKRINDQFGHPAGDAALRLVAGCIRSNVRLFDTVARYGGEEFVVIMPGASQADALVAAERLRRAIASVSFRPGADQALLPLTASIGVATLATPTDFAGDAPDEHLLQLADAALYEAKRGGRNRVVALPGEGEAAEA